The following proteins are co-located in the Desulfatirhabdium butyrativorans DSM 18734 genome:
- a CDS encoding HigA family addiction module antitoxin, whose protein sequence is MKSKLSTTISPKLMRRLPKHRPPTHPGEMLLEEFLKPLGISQRSFAIRLGVSYPRLNEIIRGHRSITPDFALRLAQVLGMPAEFWLNLQQDWDLWHAMNSPSAAEIHRLKPIQTYGPTA, encoded by the coding sequence ATGAAGTCGAAATTGTCGACTACCATTAGCCCGAAGTTGATGAGGCGCCTGCCAAAACATCGCCCGCCGACACATCCGGGTGAAATGTTGCTGGAAGAATTCCTGAAACCCCTCGGGATATCCCAGCGCTCCTTTGCCATTCGCCTCGGTGTATCCTACCCGCGGTTGAATGAAATCATACGGGGGCATCGATCCATCACCCCGGATTTCGCGCTGCGGCTGGCGCAGGTTCTGGGAATGCCCGCCGAATTCTGGTTGAATCTTCAACAAGACTGGGATTTATGGCATGCAATGAACAGCCCGAGCGCAGCGGAAATTCATCGCCTGAAGCCGATTCAAACTTACGGCCCAACGGCTTGA